ATACACCGTGGTGGCCGAGGTCTCGCTGGCGAAGGTGAACCCTGATGCCAACCCCGAACACGTATGCCTGCTGGGCTGCGGTGTAACCACGGGCCTTGGCGCGGTGAAGAACACGGCCAAAGTACAGGAAGGCGACAGCGTGGCCGTGTTCGGCCTCGGAGGCATCGGCCTGGCGGTGATCCAGGGCGCGAAGCTGGCCAAGGCGGGTCGCATCATTGCCATCGACACCAACCCCGGCAAGTTCGAACTGGCACGTAGCTTCGGTGCGACCGATTGCGTCAACCCCAAGGATTTTGACAAGCCGATCCAGCAGGTCATCGTGGAGATGACGGGTTGGGGCGTGGACCACAGCTTCGAGTGCATCGGCAACGTCAATGTGATGCGCGCTGCGCTGGAATGCGCGCATCGCGGCTGGGGCCAGTCGGTGATCATCGGCGTGGCCGGTGCGGGCCAGGAAATCTCCACGCGTCCGTTCCAGTTGGTGACCGGCCGCAAGTGGCTGGGCACGGCCTTCGGCGGCGTGAAAGGTCGCTCGCAGTTGCCGGGCATGGTGGAAGAAGCCATGGCAGGCAA
The nucleotide sequence above comes from Dyella telluris. Encoded proteins:
- a CDS encoding S-(hydroxymethyl)glutathione dehydrogenase/class III alcohol dehydrogenase, whose protein sequence is MKSRAAVAFAPGKPLEIVEIDVEPPRKGEVLVKITHTGVCHTDAFTLSGDDPEGVFPAVLGHEGAGIVVEVGEGVTSVKPGDHVIPLYTAECGECLFCKSGKTNLCVAVRATQGKGLMPDGTTRFSYNGQPIYHYMGCSTFSEYTVVAEVSLAKVNPDANPEHVCLLGCGVTTGLGAVKNTAKVQEGDSVAVFGLGGIGLAVIQGAKLAKAGRIIAIDTNPGKFELARSFGATDCVNPKDFDKPIQQVIVEMTGWGVDHSFECIGNVNVMRAALECAHRGWGQSVIIGVAGAGQEISTRPFQLVTGRKWLGTAFGGVKGRSQLPGMVEEAMAGKIQLEPFVTHTMPLTGINEAFDLMHEGKSIRSVVHF